In bacterium, a single window of DNA contains:
- the greA gene encoding transcription elongation factor GreA, whose product MDFSDEKIVLTRDGYDEIQRELNEIMTVKRPAIIDRIREARQLGDLSENFDYQDAKHSQAMLEARLKELKTILSHASVVETMDNNGCVGIGSKVTVKDLADGFEDEYTIVGPTESSPAEGKISLESCLGSALMGHKQGDEVDVRAPGGVINYQIVSVQ is encoded by the coding sequence GTGGATTTTTCAGACGAGAAGATCGTGCTCACGCGCGATGGCTACGACGAGATTCAGCGGGAGCTTAATGAGATCATGACCGTGAAGCGGCCCGCCATAATCGATAGAATCAGAGAAGCCAGACAACTGGGCGATCTGAGCGAAAATTTTGATTATCAGGATGCAAAGCATTCACAAGCAATGCTGGAAGCAAGGCTCAAAGAACTCAAAACCATTCTCAGCCACGCCAGTGTGGTCGAGACTATGGATAATAACGGCTGTGTCGGCATAGGCTCAAAGGTGACAGTTAAAGACCTTGCTGACGGTTTCGAGGATGAATACACCATCGTCGGACCCACAGAGTCCAGCCCGGCTGAAGGCAAGATATCTCTGGAATCATGCCTTGGAAGCGCATTGATGGGTCACAAGCAGGGAGACGAAGTTGATGTACGCGCCCCCGGCGGAGTGATTAACTATCAGATCGTATCGGTGCAATGA
- a CDS encoding hydrolase, translating into MSHPNIIDKSNSALVVIDIQDPLLKVIHESERMVANVIKLIEAAKVFDLPILVPLQYAARLGDVHEPIANALPTDKRFDKMTFSCVGSLDFLDALQATGRNQVILCGIEAHVCVNQTAHDLLERNYSVHVIEDAVSSRRRDDWECAVEKMRSSGCVISSTEMAIFELTRDASIPEFKRILPIVK; encoded by the coding sequence ATGAGTCACCCGAATATAATAGACAAATCGAACAGCGCCCTGGTTGTCATAGACATCCAGGACCCGCTCCTCAAAGTGATCCATGAAAGCGAGCGGATGGTCGCCAATGTCATCAAGCTCATTGAAGCCGCAAAAGTATTCGATCTGCCAATACTCGTGCCGCTTCAATATGCCGCGCGGCTGGGTGATGTACATGAGCCTATTGCGAACGCTCTGCCGACGGACAAGCGTTTCGACAAAATGACTTTCAGCTGCGTCGGTTCGCTCGATTTTCTCGATGCGCTGCAGGCGACCGGACGTAATCAAGTGATTCTGTGTGGAATAGAGGCACATGTATGCGTCAATCAGACGGCTCACGATCTCCTGGAACGCAACTATTCGGTTCATGTTATTGAGGATGCAGTATCATCCAGGAGACGTGATGACTGGGAGTGCGCCGTCGAGAAGATGCGCAGTTCGGGATGTGTGATCTCATCGACTGAGATGGCGATTTTCGAGCTTACGCGCGATGCATCAATTCCTGA